In Opitutaceae bacterium TAV5, one genomic interval encodes:
- a CDS encoding activator of HSP90 ATPase, with amino-acid sequence MSTHTIRLHRVLRSTPEKVYKAFTDADAMCRWLPPFGFTGKMHHFEPKAGGSFRMSFTNFGTGQSHSFGGNFLEMIPGERLRYTDKFDDPNLPGEMQVTVTLKKVSCGTEVNIEQEGVPAVIPAEMCYLGWQESLIQLARLVEPEIPNG; translated from the coding sequence ATGTCCACCCATACCATCCGCCTGCACCGCGTTCTTCGTTCGACGCCTGAAAAAGTTTATAAAGCCTTCACCGACGCCGATGCGATGTGCCGCTGGCTGCCGCCGTTCGGCTTTACCGGCAAAATGCACCACTTCGAGCCGAAGGCGGGCGGCAGCTTCAGGATGTCGTTCACGAATTTCGGCACCGGCCAGAGCCACAGCTTTGGCGGCAATTTTCTGGAAATGATCCCCGGCGAGCGCCTGCGCTACACCGACAAGTTCGACGACCCCAATCTGCCCGGCGAAATGCAGGTGACGGTCACCCTGAAGAAAGTGTCCTGTGGCACCGAGGTGAACATCGAGCAAGAGGGTGTGCCCGCCGTGATTCCCGCCGAAATGTGCTACCTCGGCTGGCAGGAGTCGCTCATCCAGCTGGCCCGGCTCGTCGAGCCGGAGATTCCGAACGGATGA
- a CDS encoding biopolymer transporter ExbB: MKRPTRFRIKNALLGLVALLGLPGMAHAWWNDEWALRKQLTIDTTPAGADIAEPVGGAPVLVRLHIGNFQFDQARPDGADIRFLAEDDKTVLPYHVAQFDSLLGEAFVWVRVPDIKPGAQTVIRLYYGNQAAPSVENAKGTFDADTVLAWHFGERGQPARDFSGNDNNAANPGIPAEGTLIGTGLRFDGTSAITVPATPSLVWSANAPLTWSAWVKPATLAGRAIIYSRRSGSQAAFLVGADQGVPFVEITASGTTLRTPAGAPLAVNAWHHLAVVADGSRIILYVDGSAYATLDGGIPAFDTPAALGGDRAAPDAAITAGFTGELVEFQLSRTARPSGFIRFLATSQGGDSGPRVALVGEEEYSGGGGGNHSGYFTVIIQNLTFDGWIVIVILGVMSAISIAVMVAKNSYIDAVRKGNERFLKLFNEHVATDLTTLDNANHQVSSLGGQLTDAERKLIARAPLYRLYHIGAEEIRKRLSEVKNGDEKSLSSHAIKAITASMDGGRVREQQRLNKQMVLLTIAISGGPFLGLLGTVVGVMITFAAVAMAGDVNVNAIAPGIAAALLATVAGLAVAIPALFGYNYLLTRVKDVTADMQVFVDEFVTKVAEFYPKRASEKARLAGTEN, translated from the coding sequence ATGAAACGACCGACCCGATTCCGGATCAAAAATGCACTACTCGGCCTCGTGGCCCTGCTCGGCCTTCCCGGCATGGCCCATGCCTGGTGGAACGACGAGTGGGCGCTGCGCAAGCAACTCACGATCGATACGACGCCCGCCGGGGCCGATATCGCCGAACCGGTCGGCGGAGCGCCTGTCCTGGTGCGGTTGCACATCGGCAACTTCCAGTTCGATCAGGCCCGGCCCGACGGGGCCGACATCCGTTTCCTCGCCGAGGACGACAAGACGGTGCTTCCCTACCACGTCGCGCAGTTCGATTCGCTCCTCGGCGAGGCGTTTGTCTGGGTGCGCGTTCCCGATATCAAGCCCGGCGCGCAAACCGTGATCCGGCTCTATTACGGCAACCAGGCCGCGCCCTCAGTCGAAAACGCGAAAGGCACTTTCGATGCCGACACGGTTCTCGCCTGGCACTTCGGCGAACGCGGCCAGCCGGCCCGGGATTTTTCGGGCAACGACAACAATGCGGCCAACCCCGGTATTCCGGCCGAGGGCACACTTATCGGCACGGGCCTGCGTTTCGACGGCACCTCCGCCATCACCGTTCCCGCCACACCCTCGCTCGTCTGGTCCGCCAACGCTCCGCTGACCTGGTCGGCCTGGGTGAAACCCGCCACGCTTGCCGGACGCGCCATTATCTACAGCCGCCGTAGCGGCTCGCAAGCCGCCTTCCTCGTCGGCGCCGACCAGGGCGTCCCTTTTGTCGAGATCACCGCTTCCGGCACCACCCTCCGCACACCGGCCGGGGCGCCGCTCGCCGTCAATGCCTGGCATCACCTTGCCGTCGTCGCCGACGGCTCCCGGATCATCCTCTACGTCGACGGAAGCGCTTATGCCACGCTTGACGGCGGTATCCCCGCGTTCGATACGCCGGCCGCGCTCGGCGGTGATCGCGCCGCGCCCGATGCCGCCATCACGGCCGGTTTCACCGGAGAACTCGTCGAATTCCAGCTTTCCCGCACCGCTCGCCCGTCCGGCTTCATCCGATTCCTCGCCACTTCGCAGGGGGGAGACTCGGGCCCCCGCGTCGCTCTGGTTGGAGAGGAAGAATACTCGGGCGGCGGTGGCGGGAATCATTCCGGTTATTTCACGGTCATCATCCAGAACCTCACCTTCGATGGCTGGATCGTCATCGTCATCCTCGGGGTGATGAGCGCGATCAGCATCGCCGTCATGGTGGCCAAAAACAGTTACATCGACGCGGTCCGCAAGGGGAACGAGCGGTTCCTGAAGCTGTTCAACGAGCACGTCGCCACCGACCTCACCACACTCGACAACGCCAACCATCAGGTTTCTTCGCTCGGCGGCCAGCTCACCGATGCCGAGCGCAAGCTGATTGCCCGCGCGCCGCTCTACCGGCTTTACCACATCGGCGCCGAGGAAATCCGCAAGCGCCTCTCGGAGGTGAAAAACGGCGATGAAAAGTCCCTTTCCTCGCATGCCATCAAGGCGATTACCGCGAGCATGGACGGCGGCCGTGTCCGCGAACAGCAGCGCCTCAACAAGCAGATGGTGCTTTTGACGATTGCCATTTCCGGTGGTCCGTTCCTCGGGCTGCTCGGCACGGTGGTCGGTGTGATGATCACCTTTGCCGCGGTGGCGATGGCCGGCGACGTCAACGTCAACGCGATCGCGCCCGGCATCGCCGCCGCGCTGCTGGCGACCGTGGCCGGCCTGGCCGTGGCGATCCCCGCGCTGTTCGGCTACAACTACCTGCTCACTCGCGTGAAGGACGTGACCGCCGACATGCAGGTCTTCGTGGACGAGTTCGTCACCAAGGTCGCCGAATTTTACCCAAAGCGCGCCTCCGAAAAAGCCCGCCTCGCCGGTACCGAAAACTGA
- a CDS encoding 7-cyano-7-deazaguanine synthase, translating to MKSVVIYSGGLDSTVLLYELVNESREVKALSINYGQRHVRELEAARSLCALLGVEHRIADLRAIAPLLSGSSLTSDDIPVPDGHYSEEVMKTTVVPNRNMIMLSIAAGWAISQKFDRVAYAAHGGDHAIYPDCRPEFADAVDQTIRLADWHRVSLYRPFVSLTKADIVRRGAALGVPFEKTWSCYKGGRLHCGVCGTCIERREAFSLAGIPDPTEYDPAAPSVEKLVRHHWKLPFPSSA from the coding sequence ATGAAATCTGTTGTCATCTACTCGGGCGGACTCGATTCCACCGTCCTGCTTTACGAGCTCGTGAACGAAAGCCGCGAGGTGAAGGCGCTTTCGATCAACTACGGCCAGCGCCACGTCCGCGAGCTGGAGGCCGCCCGTTCCCTCTGCGCGCTCCTCGGCGTCGAACACCGGATCGCCGACCTGCGCGCCATCGCCCCGCTTCTCTCCGGCAGCAGCCTCACCAGCGACGACATCCCCGTGCCCGACGGGCATTACTCCGAAGAGGTCATGAAGACCACCGTCGTCCCCAATCGTAACATGATCATGCTCTCGATCGCCGCCGGCTGGGCCATCTCGCAAAAATTCGACCGCGTGGCCTATGCCGCGCACGGCGGCGATCACGCCATCTATCCCGACTGCCGCCCCGAGTTTGCCGACGCCGTGGACCAAACCATCCGGCTCGCCGACTGGCACCGCGTCTCGCTGTACCGTCCGTTTGTCAGCCTGACCAAAGCCGACATCGTCCGTCGCGGCGCGGCGCTGGGCGTGCCCTTCGAAAAAACCTGGTCCTGCTACAAGGGCGGCCGGCTCCACTGCGGCGTGTGCGGGACGTGCATCGAGCGGCGCGAGGCGTTTTCGCTCGCCGGCATCCCCGATCCCACGGAGTACGACCCGGCCGCGCCGTCCGTGGAGAAACTGGTTCGCCATCACTGGAAACTCCCGTTCCCGTCTTCCGCATGA
- a CDS encoding 6-pyruvoyl tetrahydropterin synthase, whose protein sequence is MITCRKTWIDIPFAHRQHRHDGHCAWIHGHNWSITLTFGCHRADENGFVIDFGKLQFIKRWIDRHLDHACVFNADDPLREQIVAACPDVWKIHVVPSCSCEGLARHFYEVLGALVDKETGGRAFLVAVEVAEDSKNIATFTPDFLPRPHPPEPPALV, encoded by the coding sequence ATGATCACCTGCCGGAAAACCTGGATCGACATCCCGTTCGCGCATCGCCAGCACAGGCACGATGGCCACTGCGCGTGGATTCACGGCCACAACTGGTCGATCACGCTGACTTTCGGCTGCCACCGCGCGGACGAAAACGGATTCGTGATCGATTTCGGAAAACTCCAGTTCATCAAGCGCTGGATCGACCGGCACCTCGATCATGCCTGCGTCTTTAATGCCGACGACCCGCTCCGCGAGCAGATCGTCGCCGCCTGCCCCGATGTCTGGAAAATCCATGTCGTGCCCAGTTGCTCCTGCGAAGGACTCGCCCGGCATTTTTACGAGGTGCTCGGCGCGCTCGTGGACAAGGAAACCGGCGGACGCGCCTTCCTCGTCGCGGTCGAAGTCGCGGAAGACTCGAAAAACATCGCCACCTTCACCCCCGATTTCCTTCCCCGGCCGCACCCGCCCGAGCCGCCGGCCCTCGTCTGA
- a CDS encoding hemin-binding protein, with translation MPLFPRHSPVNLAFASLVFSCLCGSAGLFAQATGASAPAPRRLDVFEYRIAGVQRLTPLEVETALYPFLGEARTAEDVEGARAALEKAYQAKGYQTVVVQVPAQQVTDGAVYLQVIEGKVGRLRVRGSRYYDLDAIKEKAPSLAEGEVPDFNAVTRDIVALNQSPDRRVTPALRAGVVPGTVDIDLNVEDTLPLHGSLELNNRHSADTKPLRLNGSLTYNNLWQLEHSAGLSFQIAPQRLDDAEVFSAWYLARLPDSPVSLLIQGVKQDSNVSTLGTFDVAGRGDIVGIQAIISLGGSESFSHSLSIGIDYKHYDQTLTVTGDPDDIATPVTYWPLGLNYSLTSFGKKATTQLNAGLNFHVRGLGSDPEEFDARRYGADGSYIYFRGDLSQTRELGGDWQLYGTVMGQLASQPLVSGEQFGAGGLGTVRGYLESEALGDNGIAFSAELRAPPLTLGKRLDEWRFYVFAEWAGLTLRDPLPDQDSRFQLASIGAGTRLKFREHYNGSLDFGLPLLSEGRTDRYEPRLTFRLWAEF, from the coding sequence ATGCCGCTTTTCCCTCGCCACTCGCCGGTGAACCTCGCGTTCGCCTCCCTTGTTTTTTCCTGCCTGTGCGGGTCCGCCGGACTCTTCGCCCAGGCAACCGGCGCTTCTGCGCCTGCGCCCCGGCGGCTCGATGTGTTCGAGTACCGCATCGCGGGCGTGCAGAGGCTGACGCCGCTCGAAGTCGAAACCGCCCTGTATCCGTTCCTCGGCGAGGCCCGCACGGCCGAGGACGTCGAGGGAGCCCGCGCCGCGCTCGAAAAAGCCTACCAGGCCAAGGGCTACCAGACGGTGGTGGTGCAGGTACCCGCCCAGCAGGTGACCGATGGCGCGGTCTATCTCCAGGTCATCGAGGGCAAGGTGGGCCGGCTGCGCGTCCGGGGTTCCCGCTACTACGATCTCGACGCGATCAAGGAAAAGGCCCCGTCGCTCGCCGAGGGCGAGGTGCCCGATTTCAACGCCGTCACCCGCGACATCGTCGCGCTCAACCAGTCGCCCGACCGGCGGGTCACCCCGGCCCTTCGCGCCGGTGTCGTGCCGGGCACGGTGGATATCGACCTCAATGTCGAGGACACGCTCCCGCTCCACGGCAGCCTCGAACTCAACAACCGCCACAGCGCGGATACGAAGCCGCTGCGTCTCAACGGCTCGCTTACCTACAACAACCTCTGGCAGCTCGAGCACTCCGCCGGCCTCAGTTTCCAGATCGCGCCGCAGCGGCTCGACGACGCGGAGGTGTTTTCCGCCTGGTACCTGGCGCGCCTGCCCGATTCGCCGGTCAGCCTCCTCATCCAGGGAGTGAAGCAGGACAGCAACGTGTCCACCCTCGGCACGTTCGATGTAGCCGGCCGCGGCGACATCGTCGGCATACAGGCCATCATCAGCCTCGGCGGCTCCGAGTCCTTTTCGCACAGCCTGAGCATCGGCATCGATTACAAGCACTACGACCAGACGCTGACCGTGACCGGCGATCCCGACGACATTGCCACGCCCGTCACCTACTGGCCGCTCGGGCTCAATTACTCCCTGACGTCGTTCGGGAAAAAGGCGACCACACAGCTCAACGCCGGACTCAATTTCCATGTGCGCGGCCTCGGCAGCGATCCCGAGGAATTCGACGCACGGCGTTACGGGGCCGATGGCAGCTACATCTATTTCCGCGGCGATCTTTCGCAGACCCGCGAACTCGGCGGGGACTGGCAGCTTTACGGCACGGTCATGGGACAACTCGCCAGCCAGCCGCTGGTCTCCGGCGAACAGTTCGGGGCCGGCGGCCTGGGCACCGTGCGCGGCTACCTCGAAAGCGAGGCGCTCGGCGACAACGGCATCGCGTTTTCCGCCGAATTGCGCGCGCCGCCGCTCACGCTCGGCAAGCGCCTCGACGAATGGCGCTTTTATGTCTTCGCCGAGTGGGCGGGACTCACGCTCAGGGATCCGCTGCCCGACCAGGATTCCCGCTTCCAGCTCGCCAGCATCGGCGCCGGCACGCGGCTGAAGTTCCGCGAGCACTACAACGGCTCGCTCGATTTCGGGCTGCCGCTGCTGAGCGAAGGCCGCACCGACCGCTATGAACCCCGCCTCACCTTCCGCCTGTGGGCCGAATTCTGA
- a CDS encoding 7-cyano-7-deazaguanine reductase: protein MADPKILETFPNPAPHRDYVIEHTHHEFTSVCPITGHPDFAAITVRYVAHQVCVELKSLKLYFHAFRNEGIFFEAVTNKICDDLGQSLRPRSLTIIANWKGRGGITSVITADWQPSAAG from the coding sequence ATGGCTGACCCGAAGATTCTCGAAACCTTTCCCAATCCCGCTCCGCATCGCGATTACGTCATCGAGCACACGCACCACGAATTTACCTCGGTATGCCCCATCACCGGTCATCCCGATTTCGCCGCGATTACCGTGCGTTATGTCGCCCACCAGGTGTGTGTGGAGCTCAAGTCGCTCAAGCTCTACTTCCACGCCTTCCGCAACGAAGGCATTTTTTTCGAGGCGGTCACCAACAAGATCTGCGACGACCTCGGCCAGTCGCTCCGGCCCCGCTCGCTCACCATCATCGCCAACTGGAAAGGCCGCGGCGGTATCACGTCCGTCATCACCGCCGACTGGCAGCCATCGGCCGCCGGCTGA
- a CDS encoding anti-FecI sigma factor FecR produces the protein MHSTTDDNEYFFNLATRYLVGEASGAEREQMVALLQDPARRQMFESMRSTWELAPLGPEDDYDLEGATRRLEEITRREDRREKPAVRVSVKKIRRRRLAWRPAVLAMCLAIAGAILFIGLRPARRVVVAGDSAAWVQRTTGGGERLAVTLRDGTKITLNANGTLSYPAAFSPYARIVRLTGEAYFDVAHDEARPFVVEAGTLRITVLGTRFNVRAFADGTEARVALVQGRVQVTGAGREGETEPVVIAPGQQYSFSAKTGRGEVAAVVTETVTGWMLGDIIWDREPVPAAMRDLEKRFGIPVEIRDPRLGGETITARFQSDPPSEIFEVLRLTGALNPHIVRNNGQIERVILLPGRLSDRSGASGRASGQASPD, from the coding sequence ATGCATTCCACCACTGACGACAACGAATACTTCTTCAACCTGGCCACTCGCTACCTGGTCGGGGAGGCATCTGGCGCGGAACGCGAGCAGATGGTCGCGCTGCTGCAGGATCCTGCCCGGCGGCAGATGTTCGAGAGCATGCGCTCCACCTGGGAGCTCGCCCCGCTCGGGCCGGAGGACGATTACGATCTGGAAGGCGCCACCCGCAGGCTCGAGGAGATCACCCGGCGGGAGGACAGGCGGGAAAAGCCCGCCGTCCGCGTATCGGTAAAAAAGATACGGCGGCGCCGGCTCGCGTGGCGCCCCGCCGTGCTGGCAATGTGCCTGGCCATCGCCGGCGCCATCCTCTTCATCGGCCTCCGGCCCGCGCGGCGCGTCGTCGTCGCGGGCGATTCCGCCGCCTGGGTGCAGAGGACCACCGGCGGCGGGGAGCGCCTGGCCGTGACCTTGCGTGACGGGACAAAAATCACGCTCAACGCGAACGGCACCCTCTCCTACCCCGCGGCATTCAGCCCCTACGCGAGAATCGTGCGCCTGACAGGAGAAGCGTACTTCGATGTCGCCCACGACGAAGCGCGTCCGTTCGTCGTCGAGGCCGGAACCCTGCGTATCACGGTTCTCGGTACGCGATTCAACGTCCGGGCCTTTGCCGATGGAACGGAGGCCCGGGTGGCCCTCGTGCAGGGGCGGGTGCAGGTCACCGGAGCCGGCCGGGAAGGCGAGACGGAACCGGTGGTGATTGCACCGGGCCAGCAATATTCGTTTTCCGCCAAAACCGGCCGCGGCGAGGTGGCGGCTGTCGTCACGGAGACCGTCACCGGCTGGATGCTCGGCGATATCATCTGGGACCGCGAACCGGTGCCCGCAGCCATGCGGGACCTGGAAAAACGCTTCGGGATCCCGGTCGAGATCAGGGATCCGCGACTGGGGGGAGAAACGATCACCGCCCGCTTCCAGTCGGACCCGCCTTCGGAAATCTTCGAGGTGCTGCGCCTGACCGGCGCGCTCAATCCGCACATTGTGCGCAACAATGGCCAGATCGAGCGCGTCATCCTCCTGCCCGGCCGGCTGAGCGACCGCTCCGGAGCAAGCGGCAGGGCCTCCGGCCAGGCGTCGCCGGACTGA
- a CDS encoding 7-carboxy-7-deazaguanine synthase → MSASTTLPVYETFFTWQGEGCHMGRAAFFIRTFGCPVKCAWCDSAGTWHPDWVPADVPRIAVDELAAHARATAAVFAVVTGGEPAIHDLRPLTAALRAAGLPAHLETSGAYPVRGDFAWITVSPKWARPPLPENLRRADELKLIVEDADSIRRWWDAIGDEVSAVRHVWLHPEWSRREDPAVLGAISAWIKTHGDPFRAGWQLHRLYNVDALDTRARPAIPLGGDPARGY, encoded by the coding sequence ATGAGCGCAAGCACGACGCTTCCGGTTTACGAAACCTTCTTCACCTGGCAGGGCGAGGGCTGCCACATGGGGCGCGCCGCGTTTTTTATCCGCACCTTCGGCTGCCCCGTAAAATGCGCCTGGTGCGACTCCGCCGGCACGTGGCATCCGGACTGGGTGCCCGCCGACGTGCCGCGCATCGCGGTGGACGAACTGGCCGCGCATGCCCGCGCCACTGCGGCGGTTTTCGCCGTGGTCACCGGCGGCGAGCCGGCGATCCACGACCTGCGTCCGCTGACGGCCGCGCTCCGGGCCGCCGGCCTGCCCGCGCACCTGGAAACCTCCGGCGCGTATCCGGTTCGCGGAGACTTCGCCTGGATCACCGTGAGCCCCAAATGGGCCCGGCCGCCGCTGCCGGAAAACCTTCGCCGGGCCGACGAACTCAAGCTCATCGTGGAGGATGCCGATTCGATCCGGCGCTGGTGGGACGCCATCGGCGACGAGGTCAGCGCCGTGCGGCATGTGTGGCTGCATCCCGAGTGGTCGCGCCGTGAAGACCCGGCGGTGCTCGGCGCGATTTCCGCCTGGATCAAGACGCACGGCGACCCCTTCCGCGCCGGCTGGCAACTCCATCGTCTCTATAATGTGGACGCCCTCGACACCCGCGCCCGCCCCGCCATTCCCCTCGGCGGCGACCCGGCCCGCGGATACTGA
- a CDS encoding tryptophan synthase subunit alpha, which produces MVYMASSSGSAATSSAAPVSPDSLPDAHGRFGAYGGAYVPETLFTALKELGDAYEVARNDPAFVEELRWHLKEFAGRPTGLYYAGRLTEHCGGAKIYFKREDLLHTGAHKINNAIGQALLARRMGKKRIIAETGAGQHGVATAAVCAKFGLECVVYMGSVDMERQALNVFRMRLMGAEVRGVEAGQKTLKDAVNEAMRDWVTNVRSTHYILGSALGSHPYPMMVRDFHRVIGQEAREQIMAREGRLPDEIIACVGGGSNAIGVFFEFLPFEDVRLIGVEAGGRGIRRGEHAARFEGGKLGVLQGAKTWILQNPDGQIELTHSVSAGLDYAAIGPEHAWYRDRGRIDYAYACDDEVLETFQLVSRLEGIIPALESTHAVVEGIKRARALGKGKIVLVNLSGRGDKDVNQVARILGEQVNGV; this is translated from the coding sequence ATGGTGTACATGGCCTCTTCTTCCGGCTCCGCCGCCACTTCATCCGCCGCTCCTGTTTCGCCCGATTCGCTGCCCGATGCGCATGGCCGCTTCGGCGCCTACGGCGGCGCCTACGTTCCCGAGACGCTCTTCACTGCGCTCAAGGAGCTGGGCGACGCCTACGAAGTCGCCCGCAACGATCCGGCGTTTGTCGAGGAGCTGCGCTGGCACCTGAAGGAGTTCGCCGGGCGTCCCACCGGGCTTTATTACGCCGGCCGGCTCACGGAACATTGCGGCGGCGCGAAGATTTATTTCAAGCGCGAGGACCTGCTCCACACCGGCGCGCACAAGATCAACAACGCCATCGGCCAGGCCCTTCTCGCCCGTCGCATGGGCAAGAAGCGCATCATCGCGGAAACCGGAGCCGGCCAGCACGGTGTGGCCACGGCGGCGGTCTGCGCGAAATTCGGGCTCGAGTGTGTCGTGTACATGGGCTCGGTCGACATGGAGCGCCAGGCGCTCAATGTTTTTCGTATGCGTCTGATGGGCGCGGAAGTGCGCGGGGTGGAGGCCGGCCAGAAAACGCTCAAGGATGCCGTCAACGAAGCCATGCGCGACTGGGTGACCAACGTCCGCAGCACGCACTACATCCTCGGCTCCGCGCTCGGTTCGCACCCGTATCCGATGATGGTGCGCGACTTTCATCGCGTGATCGGGCAAGAGGCGCGCGAGCAGATCATGGCGCGGGAAGGCCGCCTGCCGGACGAGATCATTGCGTGCGTGGGCGGCGGCTCCAATGCGATCGGCGTGTTTTTCGAATTTTTGCCGTTTGAGGACGTGCGCCTGATCGGCGTCGAGGCGGGTGGCCGCGGCATCCGTCGCGGCGAGCACGCGGCGCGGTTCGAGGGTGGCAAACTCGGCGTGCTGCAGGGTGCAAAAACCTGGATCCTGCAAAACCCGGACGGGCAGATCGAGCTGACGCATTCCGTCAGCGCCGGCCTCGACTACGCGGCGATCGGCCCCGAACACGCCTGGTACCGTGACCGCGGACGGATCGATTACGCCTATGCGTGCGACGACGAGGTGCTGGAAACCTTCCAGCTCGTATCGCGACTCGAGGGCATCATCCCGGCGCTGGAATCGACCCACGCGGTCGTCGAGGGCATCAAGCGCGCCAGGGCGCTCGGCAAGGGCAAGATCGTTCTCGTCAACCTCAGCGGCCGCGGCGACAAGGACGTGAACCAGGTCGCGCGCATTCTGGGCGAGCAGGTCAACGGGGTGTGA
- a CDS encoding transporter — translation MTVQDESKPYDDINITPMLDLAYVLLVIFILMCTASVAGTKVNLPKSSNTPASLAKPKTKAITVNNEGRVFLDTVPVTLTELEQRLNSQKSITPDFPVVVRGDSLTQYQGIMDVLDVLGRVGIAQVGLATKAGK, via the coding sequence ATGACCGTCCAGGACGAAAGCAAACCTTACGACGACATCAACATCACGCCCATGCTGGATCTGGCGTACGTGCTGCTCGTCATTTTTATCCTCATGTGCACGGCCTCGGTCGCCGGGACGAAAGTCAACCTGCCGAAATCGAGCAACACACCGGCCAGCCTCGCCAAGCCGAAGACGAAGGCGATTACGGTGAACAACGAGGGACGTGTCTTTCTGGATACGGTGCCGGTGACGCTCACCGAACTCGAACAGCGGCTCAACTCGCAGAAATCGATCACGCCGGATTTCCCGGTGGTGGTGCGCGGCGACAGCCTCACGCAATACCAGGGCATCATGGATGTGCTCGATGTGCTCGGCCGCGTCGGCATCGCGCAAGTCGGCCTCGCCACCAAGGCCGGCAAATAA
- a CDS encoding RNA polymerase subunit sigma-24: MHTEDTTDETLMLRIRDHDEKALILLQQKYYRHLCKFAFHLLRRKDYAEEAASNVFINIWCRRQTLSVKTTLRNYLFSSVNNQSLKLLARQIDVDTVAIDDVPPHMLVDGHRTDGGLLFREFQEELDALLACMPPQRQLVFRMNRFEKMSYKQIASALNIAPRTVQNHMVEANRQIEVTIPRLYELIKRHF, translated from the coding sequence ATGCACACCGAAGACACAACCGACGAAACCCTGATGCTCCGCATCCGCGATCACGACGAGAAGGCGCTGATCCTGCTTCAGCAAAAATACTACCGGCACCTGTGCAAGTTCGCCTTCCACCTGCTCCGCCGGAAGGACTACGCCGAGGAGGCCGCCTCCAACGTCTTCATCAACATCTGGTGCCGCCGGCAGACCCTCTCCGTCAAGACCACCCTGCGCAATTACCTGTTCAGTTCGGTGAACAACCAGTCCCTGAAGCTGCTGGCGCGACAGATCGATGTCGACACGGTGGCCATCGACGACGTGCCCCCGCACATGCTCGTGGACGGCCACCGCACGGACGGCGGCCTGCTCTTCCGGGAGTTCCAGGAAGAACTGGATGCGCTCCTGGCGTGCATGCCGCCGCAGCGGCAACTGGTCTTCCGGATGAACCGCTTCGAAAAGATGTCCTACAAGCAGATCGCCTCCGCCCTGAACATCGCGCCCCGCACGGTCCAGAATCACATGGTCGAAGCCAACCGGCAGATCGAGGTGACGATCCCCCGCCTCTACGAACTCATAAAACGTCATTTCTAG